One window of the Klebsiella oxytoca genome contains the following:
- the recD gene encoding exodeoxyribonuclease V subunit alpha — MTIDELLLQAVEQRLLRPLDVQFALMVAQEAHPAVKLTAAILSRDAGEGHVCLPISRLQDDELLNGKTAELSQQLLALTGKPDTWLPLLLDSEAVSRGERPAPMILCGERLYLNRMWRNELTVARFFNEANQVLDVDETRLAATLDALFPPGDEVDWQKVAAAVALTRRISVISGGPGTGKTTTVAKLLAALIQTSASPRCRIRLAAPTGKAAARLTESLGAALRRLPLTEEQKTLVPTEASTLHRLLGAQPGSQRMRYHAGNPLHLDVLVVDEASMIDLPMMSRLIDALPAHGRVIFLGDRDQLASVEAGAVLGDICAWVNAGYTPERAAQLARLTGQPVPAGEGNMAGSLRDSLCLLQKSYRFGRHSGIGHLASAVNSGERRAVRETLRQSFADIALHPLSTSEEYEAMLNQAQAGYDRFLQLLRARAEPEEMIAAFGEFQLLCALREGPYGVSGVNEQLEQMLNRKRAITLPRHSRWYEGRPVMISRNDSALGLFNGDIGIALERGEGLRVWFPLPDGSIKSVQPSRLPEHDTAWAMTVHKSQGSEFDHAALILPSRSVPLVTRELVYTAITRAKQQLSIYADEQVLTQAVVARTERRSGLADIFSAG; from the coding sequence ATGACCATAGATGAACTTTTACTGCAGGCGGTTGAACAGCGCCTGCTGCGCCCGCTGGATGTCCAGTTTGCGCTCATGGTGGCGCAAGAAGCGCATCCGGCGGTGAAGCTGACCGCCGCAATCCTCAGCCGCGACGCCGGTGAAGGGCACGTCTGCCTGCCGATCTCACGTCTCCAGGATGATGAACTGCTGAACGGTAAAACGGCAGAGCTAAGCCAGCAGCTCCTTGCACTGACAGGTAAGCCGGACACCTGGTTGCCGCTGCTGCTCGATTCTGAAGCGGTCAGCCGCGGTGAGCGACCGGCGCCGATGATCCTCTGCGGCGAACGGCTCTATCTCAACCGGATGTGGCGCAACGAATTAACCGTCGCGCGCTTTTTTAACGAAGCCAATCAGGTTCTGGACGTTGATGAAACCCGGCTGGCCGCGACCCTCGACGCGCTTTTTCCGCCGGGGGATGAAGTTGACTGGCAAAAAGTAGCTGCTGCGGTTGCCCTGACCCGCCGGATTTCGGTGATTTCCGGCGGCCCCGGTACCGGTAAAACTACGACCGTCGCTAAACTGCTGGCCGCGCTGATCCAGACCAGCGCCAGCCCGCGCTGCCGTATTCGCCTGGCGGCGCCGACCGGTAAAGCCGCCGCGCGTCTGACCGAGTCTCTTGGCGCGGCGCTGCGCCGTCTTCCGCTCACCGAAGAACAAAAAACGCTGGTGCCGACCGAGGCAAGCACTCTCCATCGCCTGTTGGGCGCTCAGCCGGGAAGCCAGCGGATGCGCTATCACGCCGGTAACCCGCTGCATCTTGACGTGCTGGTAGTAGATGAAGCCTCAATGATTGACCTGCCGATGATGTCGCGCCTGATCGACGCGCTGCCTGCGCATGGAAGGGTTATTTTCCTCGGCGATCGCGATCAGCTGGCTTCGGTAGAAGCCGGTGCGGTGCTGGGCGATATCTGCGCGTGGGTGAATGCTGGATATACCCCGGAGCGGGCGGCGCAGCTCGCGCGGTTAACCGGTCAGCCGGTTCCGGCAGGCGAGGGTAATATGGCCGGTTCGCTCCGCGATAGCCTGTGCCTGCTGCAGAAAAGCTACCGTTTCGGTCGCCATTCCGGTATCGGCCATCTGGCCTCGGCGGTGAACAGCGGTGAACGCCGGGCGGTCAGGGAGACGCTACGTCAATCTTTTGCCGATATTGCCCTGCATCCGCTCAGTACCAGCGAGGAATATGAAGCGATGCTGAATCAGGCGCAGGCGGGCTACGACCGCTTCCTGCAGCTGCTGCGCGCCCGGGCAGAGCCCGAAGAAATGATCGCCGCTTTTGGCGAATTCCAGCTGCTGTGTGCGCTGCGCGAGGGCCCGTATGGCGTCAGCGGAGTTAATGAACAGCTGGAGCAGATGCTCAACCGTAAGCGGGCGATTACGTTACCGCGCCATTCGCGCTGGTATGAGGGGCGCCCGGTGATGATCTCCCGCAACGACAGCGCGCTGGGGCTGTTTAACGGCGACATCGGTATCGCGCTGGAAAGAGGCGAAGGCCTGCGCGTCTGGTTCCCGCTGCCCGATGGCAGCATCAAGTCGGTACAGCCAAGCCGTCTGCCGGAGCACGATACCGCCTGGGCGATGACGGTGCATAAATCGCAGGGGTCGGAGTTCGATCACGCGGCGCTGATCCTGCCTTCGCGCAGCGTGCCGCTGGTGACCCGCGAACTGGTTTATACCGCGATAACCCGCGCTAAGCAGCAGCTGTCGATCTACGCTGACGAACAGGTACTGACCCAGGCGGTTGTCGCGCGTACCGAACGCCGCAGCGGACTGGCGGATATTTTTTCCGCCGGGTGA
- the ptrA gene encoding pitrilysin, with translation MPRSLWFKVIVVLAALWAPLSQADTGWQPIQETIRKSEKDTRQYQAIRLDNGMVVLLVSDPQAVKSLSALVVPVGSLQDPAEHQGLAHFLEHMTLMGSKKYPQADSLAEYLKMHGGSHNASTAPYRTAFYLEVENDALDGAVDRLADAIAAPLLDKKYADRERNAVNAELTMARTRDGMRMAQVSAETINPAHPGSQFSGGNLETLSDKPSKPVLDALHAFRDSWYSANLMKAVIYSNKPLPELAGIAAATYGRVPNHDISKPEITVPVVTDAQKGIIIHYVPAMPRKVLRVEFRIDNNSDKFRSKTDELVTYMIGNRSPGTLSDWLQKQGLVEGIRADSDPVVNGNSGVLAISATLTDKGLAHRDEVTAAIFSYLNLLRSQGIDKRYFDELAHVLALDFRYPSINRNMDYVEWLADTMIRVPVEHTLDVVNIADRYDPQAIKDRLAMMTPQNARIWYISPQEPHNKTAYFVNAPYEVDKISEQTFADWQQKSSAIDLKLPVLNPYIPDDFTLIKSDRSYPHPQLIVDEPTLRVIYAPSQYFASEPKADISLVLRNPQAMDSARRQVMFALNDYLAGIALDQLSNQAAVGGISFSTGANNGLMVNANGYTQHLPELFNALLDGYFSYTPTEEQLEQAKSWYAQMMDSADKGKAYDQAIMPIQMVSQVPYFRREDRRALLPSITLKEVLEYRDNLKAKGRPELLVIGNLTADQSTAMARQIQKQLGADGNEWCRNKDVLIDSKQLAIFEKAGNSTDSALAAVFAPPNVDEYTSSAASSLLGQIVQPWFYNQLRTEEQLGYAVFAFSMNVGRQWGMGFLLQSNDKQPAFLWQRFQAFFPTAEAKLRAMKPEEFAQIQQAVISQMQQAPQTLSDEASKLSKDFDRGNMHFDSRDKVVAQIKLLTPQKLADFFHQTVVDPQGMAILSQISGSQNGKVEYAHPHDGKVWENVSALQKSLPLMRENE, from the coding sequence ATGCCCCGCAGTTTATGGTTCAAGGTTATTGTTGTACTGGCCGCCCTCTGGGCGCCGTTAAGTCAGGCAGACACCGGATGGCAACCGATTCAGGAAACCATCCGTAAAAGCGAAAAAGATACCCGGCAATATCAGGCGATTCGCCTCGATAACGGCATGGTGGTTTTGCTGGTTTCCGATCCCCAGGCGGTTAAATCGCTGTCGGCGCTGGTCGTTCCCGTGGGGTCGCTGCAGGATCCCGCAGAGCATCAGGGGCTGGCCCACTTCCTGGAGCATATGACGCTGATGGGGTCGAAAAAGTATCCCCAGGCAGACAGCCTCGCCGAATACCTCAAAATGCACGGCGGCAGCCACAACGCCAGTACCGCGCCGTATCGCACCGCGTTTTATCTTGAAGTGGAAAACGATGCCCTCGACGGGGCGGTCGATCGCCTGGCCGACGCCATCGCCGCGCCGCTGCTGGATAAAAAATATGCCGATCGCGAGCGTAATGCGGTTAATGCGGAGCTAACGATGGCGCGAACCCGCGACGGGATGCGGATGGCGCAGGTCAGCGCAGAAACCATCAACCCGGCGCACCCCGGTTCGCAGTTTTCCGGCGGTAACCTTGAGACGCTGAGCGACAAGCCTAGTAAACCAGTGCTTGATGCGCTGCACGCTTTTCGCGATAGCTGGTACTCCGCCAACCTGATGAAAGCGGTGATCTACAGCAACAAGCCTCTACCGGAGCTGGCCGGCATCGCAGCGGCTACCTACGGTCGCGTGCCGAACCACGATATCAGCAAACCGGAAATTACCGTCCCGGTGGTGACCGATGCGCAAAAGGGCATCATCATTCACTATGTTCCGGCGATGCCGCGCAAAGTGCTGCGCGTGGAATTTCGCATTGATAACAATAGCGATAAGTTCCGCAGCAAAACCGACGAGCTGGTTACCTACATGATAGGCAACCGCAGTCCCGGTACGCTCTCTGACTGGCTGCAAAAGCAGGGGCTGGTTGAAGGCATTCGCGCGGACTCCGACCCGGTGGTCAACGGCAACAGCGGGGTGCTGGCCATTTCCGCTACTCTGACGGATAAAGGGCTGGCGCACCGCGATGAAGTCACCGCGGCTATCTTCAGCTACCTGAATCTGCTGCGTAGCCAGGGAATTGATAAACGCTATTTTGATGAACTTGCCCACGTGCTGGCGCTCGACTTCCGCTATCCGTCTATTAACCGCAATATGGATTACGTCGAATGGCTGGCGGACACCATGATCCGCGTGCCGGTCGAACATACGCTGGACGTGGTCAATATCGCCGATCGCTACGATCCGCAGGCGATCAAAGACCGCCTGGCGATGATGACGCCGCAAAATGCCCGTATCTGGTATATCAGCCCGCAAGAGCCGCATAACAAAACCGCCTATTTCGTTAATGCGCCCTACGAGGTGGACAAAATCAGCGAGCAGACTTTTGCCGACTGGCAGCAGAAATCCAGCGCTATCGATCTCAAGCTGCCGGTGCTGAATCCCTATATCCCGGACGATTTCACTTTAATCAAAAGCGACAGGTCTTACCCGCATCCGCAGCTGATTGTTGATGAACCAACGCTGCGGGTGATTTACGCGCCGAGCCAGTACTTTGCCAGCGAGCCGAAAGCGGATATTTCGCTGGTGCTGCGTAACCCGCAGGCGATGGATAGCGCCCGCCGTCAGGTAATGTTTGCCCTCAATGATTATCTGGCGGGTATTGCGCTTGACCAGCTTAGCAACCAGGCGGCAGTCGGGGGGATTAGCTTCTCTACCGGTGCTAATAATGGACTGATGGTGAACGCCAACGGCTATACGCAGCATCTGCCGGAGCTGTTTAACGCGCTGCTCGATGGCTACTTTAGCTATACGCCTACCGAAGAACAGCTGGAGCAGGCCAAATCCTGGTACGCTCAGATGATGGATTCGGCGGACAAAGGCAAAGCCTACGACCAGGCGATTATGCCGATACAGATGGTTTCTCAGGTGCCGTACTTCCGGCGTGAAGATCGCCGGGCGCTGCTGCCCTCTATTACGCTGAAAGAGGTGCTGGAATACCGCGATAATCTCAAAGCGAAAGGGCGTCCGGAGCTGTTGGTGATTGGTAATCTTACCGCCGATCAATCAACCGCCATGGCGCGACAGATCCAAAAACAGCTGGGAGCGGACGGTAACGAATGGTGCCGTAACAAAGATGTCCTGATAGACAGCAAACAGCTGGCGATTTTTGAAAAAGCGGGCAACAGCACCGATTCCGCGCTGGCCGCCGTCTTCGCGCCGCCGAACGTGGACGAATATACCAGCTCTGCCGCAAGTTCTCTTCTCGGGCAAATCGTGCAGCCGTGGTTTTATAACCAGCTGCGTACCGAAGAACAGCTGGGCTATGCGGTCTTTGCTTTCTCGATGAACGTCGGCCGCCAGTGGGGAATGGGCTTCCTGCTGCAAAGCAATGACAAGCAGCCAGCATTCCTCTGGCAGCGCTTCCAGGCCTTCTTCCCGACGGCGGAAGCCAAACTGCGGGCAATGAAGCCGGAAGAGTTTGCGCAGATTCAGCAGGCGGTTATCAGCCAGATGCAGCAAGCGCCGCAAACGCTGAGCGATGAAGCATCTAAGCTAAGCAAAGATTTCGATCGCGGTAATATGCATTTCGATTCACGTGATAAAGTAGTGGCTCAGATTAAACTGCTGACGCCGCAAAAGCTTGCCGACTTCTTCCATCAGACGGTGGTGGATCCGCAGGGCATGGCAATTCTCTCCCAGATTTCCGGTAGCCAGAATGGCAAGGTGGAATATGCACATCCGCATGATGGCAAAGTCTGGGAGAACGTCAGCGCATTGCAGAAATCCTTACCCCTGATGCGAGAGAATGAATGA
- the recB gene encoding exodeoxyribonuclease V subunit beta has translation MTETAESLDPLRLPLTGERLIEASAGTGKTFTIAALYLRLLLGLGGEAAFPRQVSVEELLVVTFTEAATEELRGRIRSNIHELRIACLRGSTEDPLYARLLAEIADKNQAAQTLLLAERQMDEAAVFTIHGFCQRMLSLNAFESGMLFEQQLIEDESRLRYQACADFWRRHCYPLPRDIAAVIHEAWKGPRDLLKSIDRWLQGEAPQLKSPPPAEETLAERHQQIIERINALKQQWLEQAGEVEAVLENSGLDRRKFNRGNQGKWLEKVNAWAQEETLSYQLPDALEKFSQAFLLERTKADGAPPVHPLFSAVEELLTTPLTLTDLVIARAMVEIRDTVAREKRRRGELGFDDMLSRLDDALRGESGEALASAIRQRFPVAMIDEFQDTDPQQYRIFRRIWRRQADTALLLIGDPKQAIYAFRGADIFTYMKARGDVTAHYTLDTNWRSAPGMVDSVNRLFSLSDNPFMFREIPFLPVKSAEKNQGLRFTVDDAAVPAMNIWLMSGEAVGSGDYQAFMAQLCAAQIRDWLSAGQQGKALLWRGEKAEPVRASDITVLVRNRQEASLIRDALQLLSIPSVYLSNRDSVFETPEAQELLWLLQAVLAPERENTLRSALATSMFGLNAQDIENLNHDERAWDALVEEFSGYRQIWRQRGVMPMLRALMTARRIAENLLATSGGERRLTDILHISELLQEAANQLESEHALVRWLAQHIAEPDSNASSQQMRLESDKHLVQIVTIHKSKGLEYPLVWLPFIARFRKQDQAFYHDRKTFAAVLDLGQDEGSLELAEAERLAEDLRLLYVALTRAVWHCSLGVAPLSTRRSDKPGASDFHHSALGRLLQGGEAMDAAGLMARLQAFCRGDIALQIPDVAVQSPWQAPRAELPPLSARMLERSVVDDWRVTSYSGLQQNGHSAAQDLLPRLDVDAAGVGEVAEEPQLTPHQFPRGASPGTFLHSLFEDIDFTQPVPADWMAEKLQLSGFEEKWTPVLTEWLDGVLRTRLPGAEIALNQLSERDKQVEMAFYLPIERPLDPLRLDALIRQYDPLSVDTPALDFRQVRGMLKGFIDLVFRHDGRYYLLDYKSNWLGENRDAYTQEAMKEAMRSHRYDLQYQLYSLALHRYLRHRIADYDYERHFGGVIYLFLRGMDGQDGGQGIFTTRPARPLIDGLDALFAGETQEVAL, from the coding sequence ATGACCGAAACCGCCGAGTCTCTTGACCCCCTGCGCTTGCCCCTGACGGGCGAGCGCCTGATAGAAGCCTCTGCGGGCACCGGAAAAACCTTTACCATCGCCGCACTCTATCTGCGGCTATTGCTGGGGCTGGGCGGTGAAGCCGCCTTTCCCCGGCAGGTCAGCGTTGAAGAGCTGCTGGTGGTGACCTTTACCGAAGCGGCGACCGAAGAGCTGCGCGGGCGTATTCGCAGCAACATCCACGAGCTGCGCATCGCTTGCCTGCGCGGCAGTACCGAAGATCCTCTTTACGCCAGGCTGCTGGCGGAAATCGCCGATAAAAACCAGGCGGCGCAAACGCTGTTGCTGGCCGAGCGCCAGATGGACGAAGCGGCGGTGTTTACCATTCACGGCTTCTGTCAGCGGATGCTGAGCCTTAACGCCTTTGAATCGGGAATGCTGTTCGAACAGCAGCTGATTGAGGATGAATCTCGTCTGCGCTATCAGGCCTGCGCTGACTTCTGGCGTCGTCACTGTTATCCGCTACCGCGCGATATCGCCGCGGTTATTCACGAGGCGTGGAAAGGGCCGCGCGATCTGCTGAAATCCATCGACCGCTGGCTACAGGGGGAAGCGCCGCAGCTTAAATCTCCGCCACCCGCCGAAGAAACGCTGGCTGAACGCCATCAGCAAATTATCGAGCGTATTAACGCGCTTAAGCAGCAGTGGCTGGAACAGGCGGGTGAGGTTGAGGCGGTGCTGGAAAATTCCGGCCTCGACCGGCGTAAGTTCAATCGCGGCAACCAGGGAAAATGGCTGGAGAAAGTGAATGCCTGGGCGCAGGAAGAGACCCTGAGCTACCAGCTCCCGGATGCGCTGGAAAAGTTCTCTCAGGCCTTCCTGCTTGAGCGCACCAAAGCGGACGGCGCGCCGCCGGTACACCCATTATTCAGCGCGGTAGAAGAGCTGCTGACGACACCGTTGACCTTAACCGATCTGGTGATCGCCCGGGCGATGGTCGAAATTCGCGATACGGTAGCGCGGGAGAAACGTCGTCGCGGTGAGCTGGGCTTTGACGACATGCTCAGCCGCCTGGATGACGCCCTGCGCGGAGAAAGCGGAGAAGCGCTGGCGAGCGCGATTCGGCAACGCTTTCCGGTCGCAATGATCGATGAATTCCAGGATACCGACCCACAGCAGTACCGAATTTTTCGGCGTATCTGGCGGCGGCAGGCCGATACCGCGCTGCTGCTGATTGGCGACCCCAAACAGGCTATTTATGCCTTCCGCGGCGCGGATATTTTTACCTATATGAAGGCGCGCGGGGACGTCACCGCCCACTATACGCTTGATACCAACTGGCGCTCCGCGCCGGGGATGGTTGACAGCGTTAATCGTCTGTTTAGCCTCAGCGATAACCCTTTTATGTTTCGCGAAATCCCGTTCCTGCCGGTGAAATCGGCCGAGAAAAATCAGGGGCTGCGCTTTACCGTGGATGATGCGGCGGTGCCGGCGATGAACATCTGGCTGATGTCGGGCGAGGCCGTGGGCTCAGGAGACTACCAGGCATTTATGGCTCAGCTGTGCGCGGCGCAAATTCGCGACTGGCTCAGCGCGGGCCAGCAGGGTAAGGCGCTGCTGTGGCGCGGCGAAAAGGCGGAGCCGGTGCGGGCTTCTGATATCACGGTGCTGGTGCGTAACCGTCAGGAGGCGTCATTAATTCGCGATGCCCTTCAGCTGCTGTCGATTCCTTCCGTGTATCTTTCCAACCGCGATAGCGTATTTGAAACGCCGGAGGCGCAGGAGCTGCTGTGGCTGCTGCAGGCGGTGCTGGCCCCCGAGCGTGAAAATACCCTGCGCAGCGCGCTGGCGACCTCAATGTTCGGCCTCAATGCGCAGGATATTGAAAACCTCAATCACGACGAACGGGCGTGGGATGCGCTGGTAGAGGAGTTTAGCGGCTACCGGCAAATCTGGCGCCAGCGCGGCGTGATGCCGATGCTGCGCGCGCTGATGACCGCGCGGCGCATCGCTGAAAATCTGCTGGCGACCAGCGGCGGCGAGCGGCGTCTGACCGATATCCTGCATATCAGCGAGCTGCTTCAGGAGGCGGCGAACCAGCTGGAGAGCGAACATGCGCTGGTGCGCTGGCTGGCGCAGCATATTGCCGAGCCGGATAGCAACGCCTCCAGCCAGCAGATGCGCCTGGAGAGCGATAAACACCTGGTGCAGATTGTCACCATCCACAAATCGAAAGGGCTGGAGTATCCGCTGGTCTGGCTGCCGTTTATTGCGCGTTTCCGTAAACAGGATCAGGCGTTTTATCATGACAGAAAAACCTTTGCCGCCGTGCTCGACCTTGGTCAGGATGAGGGCAGCCTGGAGCTGGCGGAGGCCGAACGTCTGGCGGAAGACTTACGTCTGCTGTACGTGGCGCTGACCCGTGCGGTCTGGCACTGCAGCCTTGGCGTTGCGCCGCTCAGTACCCGTCGCAGCGATAAGCCCGGCGCCAGCGATTTTCACCACAGCGCGCTGGGTCGCCTGCTGCAGGGTGGGGAAGCGATGGATGCCGCGGGGCTGATGGCGCGCCTGCAGGCGTTCTGCCGCGGCGACATTGCTCTACAGATCCCGGATGTGGCCGTACAGAGCCCGTGGCAGGCACCGAGAGCGGAACTGCCGCCGCTTTCGGCCAGGATGCTCGAACGTTCGGTGGTCGATGACTGGCGAGTCACCAGCTACTCTGGCCTGCAGCAAAATGGGCACAGTGCGGCGCAGGATCTGCTGCCGCGTCTGGATGTCGATGCCGCCGGAGTCGGTGAGGTGGCGGAGGAGCCGCAGCTTACGCCGCACCAGTTCCCGCGCGGCGCATCGCCGGGAACGTTTCTGCACAGCCTGTTTGAAGATATTGATTTTACCCAGCCGGTACCCGCCGACTGGATGGCGGAAAAGCTTCAGCTTAGCGGCTTCGAGGAAAAGTGGACACCGGTGCTGACCGAGTGGCTCGACGGCGTGCTGCGCACTCGCCTGCCGGGAGCGGAGATCGCCCTGAATCAGCTGAGCGAGCGCGATAAACAGGTGGAGATGGCTTTTTATCTACCCATTGAACGGCCGCTGGATCCCCTGCGCCTGGATGCGCTGATTCGCCAGTACGATCCGCTCTCCGTGGATACCCCAGCGCTCGATTTTCGCCAGGTACGCGGCATGTTGAAGGGATTTATTGACTTAGTGTTTCGCCATGATGGCCGCTATTATCTGCTGGATTACAAATCTAACTGGCTGGGGGAAAACCGCGATGCCTATACCCAGGAGGCGATGAAAGAGGCAATGCGTTCGCATCGTTACGATTTGCAGTATCAGCTCTATAGCCTGGCGTTGCACCGATATTTACGCCACCGTATTGCCGATTATGACTATGAACGCCATTTTGGCGGCGTTATTTATCTTTTTTTACGCGGCATGGACGGGCAGGACGGCGGGCAGGGTATTTTCACCACGCGTCCAGCGCGACCGCTGATTGACGGCCTCGATGCGCTGTTTGCCGGGGAAACGCAGGAGGTTGCCCTATGA